The Schistocerca nitens isolate TAMUIC-IGC-003100 chromosome 2, iqSchNite1.1, whole genome shotgun sequence nucleotide sequence ttgccgtggcatacggagctccatcgcagtctttaacactggtagcatgccgcgacagcgtggacgtgaaccgtatgtgcagttgacggactttgagcgagggcgtatagtgggcatgcgggaggccgggtggacgtaccgccgaattgctcaacacgtggggtgtgaggtctccacagtacatcgatgttgtcgccagtggtcggcggaaggtgcacgtgcccgtcgacctgggaccggaccgcagcgacgcacggatgcacaccaagaccgtaggatcctacgcagtgccgtaggggaccacaccgccacttcccagcaaattagggacactgttgctcatggggtatcggcgaggaccattcgcaaccatctccatgaagctgggctacggtcccgcacaccgttaggccgtcttccgctcacgccccaacatcgtgcagcccgcctccagtggtgtcgcgacaggcgtgaatggagggacgaatggagacgtgtcgtcttcagcgatgagagtcgcttctgccttggtgccaatgatggtcgtatgcgtgtttggcgccgtgcaggtgagcgccacaatcaggactgcatacgaccgaggcacacagggccaacacccggcatcctggtgtggggagcgatctcctacactggccgtacaccactggtgattgtcgaggggacactgaatagtgcacggtacatccaaaccgtcatcgaacctattgttctaccattcctagaccggcaagggaacttgctgttccaacaggacaatgcacgtccgcatgtatcccgtgccacccaacgtgctctagaaggtgtaagtcaactaccctggccagcaagatctccggatctgtcccccattgagcatgtttgggactggatgaagcgtcgtctcacgcggtctgcacgtccagcacgaacgctggtccaactgaggcgccaggtggaaatggcatggcaagccgttccacaggactacatccagcatctctacgatcgtctccatgggagaatagcagcctgcattgctgcgaaaggtggatatacactgtactagtgccgacattgtgcatgctctgttgcctgtgtctatgtgcctgtggttctgtcagtgtcatcatgtgatgtatctgaccccaggaatgtgtcaatgaagtttccccttcctgggacaatgaattcacggtgttcttatttcaatttccaggagtgtagaatgctagtgcaacccattcttgagcactgttgGTGTTTGGGACACTATAATTAACGATCAGTAGTAGATAATAGGGAAGTAATATCTACATCTCCATTAGCATATCTTAAAATTGGAAGCAGTTTCCATGTATTTCTGTGAGTGGGTTTAAAGTAACAGGTGGTGCTGGGTAAGTAGTAAATCAAATAAGCATCAAGTAGAGCTGGATGCATACAGAGGAAAAGGATTTTGTGGCTGTGCCAACATGGCCATCTGGACAGTGAGTAATTGTGATTTTAATGCAGAGGTTTACTATCCTGTGGCATTTGCATCTTTGACTCTGCCTCAAGATTAAAGAGTCAGGTAACCGGAAAAGGAAGTGGACAGTTTGCAGAGTTCTTGGTTTTTCCTGAACTGATTGTGGATCTTTTGCTACAACGAAGCCATTGTTTTTCTCGAGAATATTGAAGATTGGTCTGGGGAGGTTGCTCTAATAGAGAAGATCAGAAATGGAGTTTTGCTGATCAATCACTGGCGCTTCAGTTCTGCGTCAAGAGAGGAGATATACCAGTCACCATCTCTTCTCATAACAATCTCAGTAAGAATTAGAGGTGTTTCTTGCATCTGGACTTAATGCTACAAGCTGATGAAGAGCTGTGTAATAATCTGCCATGGCATGGAGTCCAATTTTCTTCTCTGTATCCAGGAGGGGCCTAAGGTTAATAGAGTGGACAATGGAGCTTTTGTCATAGCCTCCGAAAGTAAAATTTTTCCTGAGAAGGTTAAGGTCATTGTTTATAGGTGTGATGTTGGGCCTTATTTTCCTCCTCCAGTGAGATTTTTTAGGTGCCAAAGTATCGGACACATACCCTCCCACTGTTCTAATGAGGCTATCTGTAGAGCATGTGGACGGGCATCCCACGATAGCAGCCCTTGTGACCAAACACCCTCAATGCGTCAACTCTCTGGAACTGCACCTTCCTCATTCACTGCAGTGCTCAGTGTTCAAGAGGGAGAAGAAAATTCAAGAGTATAAAACACTTGACTGCCTGTCATACCTAGATGcagagaaaaagtttgaaagacttcATTTGAGTGATATAGTCTCAGATTTTGTGACTGGTGTGTCACTGTCCATACATTATGCGGTGACATGATCTTGCACGACACGTCCTGACTCTGGTCTTAGAGCTGGGGGAGGGAATGCCAGCTGCCTTGCCCCCTATACCTGCAGCACCAGTGGTTCCCACACTGAAGATAAAATGGGGAAATCTTCACAGAAATTGAAGTCTCACAAGCATAAGCAGAAAGTTAAGCTACTTTCCGAGGCTTCAGATCTTCACTAAGGTGTGGCATGCATCTTTCCAGGCCCCTCAAAACAGATGCCATTGTGTTGCCAACTATGAATCTGCCAGTTCCTTCTGCGTCGGGAGGATACGCCTCACTGTAACTGCTGTAGTTTAGTGGCGATAGCACATTTTCTTGTTGAGTGTGACCTGCTGGCTGGTCTGTGGCAAGGTGTAGGCCTGTTTATCTCACTATCTGCGATCCTTGTGGATGATGAGATGGCCTCTACCAAAGTGTTAAAGAGTAGATTTTACACTAAACTATAGCAGTCCTCCACTtcaggcttggggggggggggggagggggagagtctcCCCTTAtggtagccccccccccctatgtgaCTGCAAGTTactttctccccccctccccatcctgtTGTGCTTTTAGATCCGGTTCCAAGATGTCCAGAAATGGCAGACAGCCACCCTTCTCCATTCCATCATAAATTTAATACTCTCGTGGCCTGTGCACCATAGATGGAGCAATATTTGAAGAAGGAGAGTAACTTGACAGAGGTCACTCATATAATGGTTGTCTTTGCATATGCATCGTCACACCTATTTTTGGTATAAAAGTAGTGATGTGAACTAACGATCTCCAGCAGAACACTCAACTGAAGATGATTGAGTGATTGTCAGCTGAAGTATCATGGCATGAAGTTGATGTTATCAGGCTGCAATCGTGAAATTTTGTGGAATAAGGAATAACCCTCTTTAAATAAACTTCTTCTTAACACCAAAGGAGTGGAGCTATTCAATAGGAGTAGGTCATCATTTCAGCATTGTTTTCACAAGCGTAATTTACTGCATGAAAagtttttctctcagttgtttaTCATTGAGAGAAATGATATAGTGGTCTCGAGGTACCAATATCTGCATGCCACAAGGAGCATTTCATTCGAAGACATGGTGTGGTTGGATGAGACATGGGTTTACGCTTGTCTCATGTTGACCAAGGGGTGGATGGACCACACAGGACAAGTGATGACGAAAGCACCATTAGGAGAAGGTGACAGGTTAATGGTGCTTTACACTGGCTCTGTTTATTACTGGTCCACTTCAGGAAGCAAAGTAACTGTTGTGAGGAAATGAATGCTATAATTTTCATGGACTGGTTTTCTAGTGCTCTGTGGCAAAATATTCCTGTGAATTTGACAGTAGTGATGGACAATGTGCCATACCACTCTCTTGTGATAAAGGAAGCTCTAACAGTACAGTCGAGGGAAGTGGATATTTTACTTTGAGTACAAAGAATTGTTGTATTGAATAAAATAGAACCTGGAATGAATAAGGTAGAGTTAATGGAATTTGTAATTGAGCATAAAAGGGTCGAGGTCAAAGATAATGGGGCAAGAAACAAGAAGCAGCTTATGCTCAGTGAGGTTGAAAGCTGATAAAAGAAACCATTGCAGATGTTATCCTACAGGACTAGTTGTAATGTAGCAGAATAAGACAGTGTTAAATGAAGAATACAATTCCACACATATCGGAAATTGCTATACCATCATGCTGTGTTGTTTATGCAAAGGGCATGCAGAAGTTTAAATTgtaacatgtatgtatgtatgaaaacatgttaaattatgatgaaatgaaacCAGTGATATTCAGTTACAACCTATTTATAAGAAGATTGTATTGCAATCCAAAAATATGTTAAACATAATGTAAACATGAAGGCTGAAATTATTCTTTGTGGGATTAATACAGTGAAGAGTAATAGTAATTATGATAGAGCTGACTGCAGGATTCATGTTAGGAACAAAAGTTGTACTGTAATTGAAAAGCAATTAACAGAAAAGATTAAGGCATTATTAACGATGCTTGTTTCatgaaattttaatatgaaaaCAGATTTTTCAACTAGTAAGTGTATCATAGATATTGTCATGATTGGTAAAGCTAAAATCTTTAACCAGTTTTATGAAAgtgtataaatttaaattttaagttCAGTTATGCTCGATTTAAACAATATGTAGAAAGCTTCTGTAATTGTTGGATCTTATAACACCGTTAGTGACAGTAGTCGTGGCAGCAGTTAGTACATGCCAGTCTAGCATCAGCCTTACATCAGGTTTTGGGCACTAAACctattttaaaagtattttgtgtgttttgacTATGTTATTTTTTGGCAAACTTGTCCAAATTGCCTGACATTATGTAGAATTGAAACCAGGAGCTTCACACCTCAATCATCTCCTAGAATATCAGCAAGTTAAATAATTGAAATGTAACCACAAAAACTGATTACGTTTTGTGGTCTCGGGTAGTCAGCCATACCAGGAAGGTATGTTGAGGAGACATGGATTCATGATGGACTGCTGGAAGAACAAATTGAAGAGATGATCATTTCGGTTGGCTCCAGTAATGGTTCCAGGTCCAAAGAAGAGAACAGGGATTATTCCTCTGTCGGAGTCACTTCACTTAAACTATAGCTGTAAGTGTGTATAAAAGACTCGCTGatggaaaaaaatgagaaaatctaGATTTCGTTCCATTCAGTCACAAAATCTTGCAAAAACCCACCCAAAATTTGGAGAATGTAAAAGCGAAAGGACAACATCAGTTGAAGATACACAAGATTTGAAAATTTGGGAAGAACACATTATAAATCATGTAACCTGAAAGGATAAATGTAACACTGTTGTTACCTGGACATATGATAACTTTGTAGAAGTGCAGAGTTGTAACCAACAAGTCACCACAAGAAACTTGCAACAATGGGCACTTGCTGCTGTGAGTGAGTTTCTAGATTTGGAATTCAAAACCTCAGAAACATGATCAGAGAGGTCAAACAAAAGCATAAGATTCatcaaacagaaatttggaaatttaagaGAGATTGCCACTCTAGAGGAAACTCTTGCTGGGAAGAGAAGTTTTGAGTGGGGCTCAGgctcttacccccccccctccccctccccgttaTGACAAGGATTTTGTTATCAACATCGATCAGACAGGCAAGTGGAGAATCCTCATTCATTGACATCAGTTGAAATACTCTTTTTAACCTCACATACAACAAAATATTCACATTTGTATGTTCTCTTTGCAGGTTGCCAGTAGCAATTGACATACAACCAAATCCTGGACCATTGAGAGGAAAAAGTAGTTCTTGTGAAATGACGGTATATGAACAAAGTAAGCCACTTGTATAAAGTGCAGTATGCTGTAACCCTTCTGGAAAATTATTGCCAACAGTCTACATATGCCAATAAGAGAGTATTGGCCCTTTAGACTGAAGATTCAAACAATGGTGGATGATTATGTGGCAAAGTATGGGACTATCATCATTACTTATCACAATCTGGGAAACTTAGAGCAGTCttaaagaaaaagcttttgactgATGTAATGAACTCTTACACGCAGGGGAGCGAATTTCCTCTATTAATTTACTCTTGGCAAAAACAAACAAATCCACAATCATGGGATTAGATATTTAAGATGGTGAAGGATTGCCATTGTCCAGTATTAAAATGATCCCCCACTCTCCAGATACATTCTGCTAGTGCAACCTTACGATGTTTCTTGTTATTGTCAGGCAAAGAATTTGATAGAAAAgtttcaaaactgctcttatctcattGAGAGAGAAAAAGGAAACGCATCCCCATGAGGCtgtacattccattgtacatcaGCTATCCTTGCCGATATTTGGTGAAATGATGTGTTACACATGGTTCACTGCCAAACAGTGCATTGAGAGAGTACCTATTATAAATGTAAATCAAGTTTATTTTTctgtagaaactttaaaacaattaTGTACTTATAAAAGAACTAGGTGTAATTATAACATGTGTAAGGTGCTGAGAAAATTATTTCTTCCCCTGTTTTTACTATGAATATCAAACCAACATGCATAAATCACAACAGTAAAATAGTGCAAGTATCTAATTTTGTATACAACTTTCTTGTATACACCTCTCAattccttcctggaaatttatttgcaaaccTAAATTTTCCTGTTGTTTTAATGCCTGTTGTGAACGTATTAATAGATATAATATATTGAGCATTAATtcagtttattttcagtgtaagtaatgtaaaaattgaaaaataaaaaggaaaaaaaatgtttctgcAGAGGGATACAACCATCAGATTACCATTCCATACTCTTTCTGATGCACCAACTGCTCCCTGGAAACTACTCCAATGTAAATGGCTCATGCCTTGCCCAACCTGCAACAAAAACTGCTATTTTATTCTAAACACACAGCCATCTGGAGCTTCCACTTCTCTCACTTTTATTTCTGGCCAAACTGTGCGCATACTGTAACTTTGGATGAAATTCATAATGACGAGTAGCCATGATGTGCTTGTTATGTTTTTGTGGTTTGTTCTCCTTGCATTGCTTCACTGCTTCACTTCTCCTCATTCCCCGTTTATTTTGTAAGATTATTGAATTAGTCTTCTTGCTTAAAAATGTCAATTTATGGTTAATTGTTAAGACTGCTTGTACTGCATAGAGACACAGCAACAGTTTTCAGTGGTCACATATTTCATATCATTACATCTTCGTTGATTTCATCTCCTTTGCGCTATTCATCCCTCGTGGCTGAATAAATTACAGTCCTGCTCAACTCCGTtccaccagtggtgttatttccatGTAACCTGTTGTAGGACCTTTGGTAAAATGCTTAGAAATTGTAGCTGGAAACATCAGCAACAATGAATTTTTGAGCCAGGTGTGGAGTCATGCTCAGTTAAACTAATGGTTAAAGCAACTTTTATGAAAAGCAGGAAGTCTCTTTTTGAGTTCAGTTAGGGcacaaatttggaaattttaagTTTTGTGTGCTGAGAACCAATTGCTTTTTGTGTTGCATAAGACTGCAGAGGTGTCTGTGATCACAGTATTATATATAAATCTTTAGTGTTGCTTGCAGCTCGCATACGTTGCGTAGCTTTATGGTAGTACAACTAAATTACTTTTGTTCCAGCTCAAGATGCCAGTCGCGCATTGAATGTACTAAAGAGCAAAACTGCACCTTTAATAAAAAAACGCCAAGTTATGAGGACAACATTTGGTGACTACAGAGTCAAAATGTcggaggaggaaaagcaatttaacAAGAGTATGATAGCTTTTAAAATTAGATATATACTTTAATTAGTGCTTACACCACTAATCTTGTGTGAAGTGAAGTGGTTGTCTGTCTTTGTAGCAGAAGTTGTGTTATGGTAGAACCAGGAATTGGAAACTCAAGAATTCTTTAGATAAATGATTTAATTGAATTTGATGATTATCAAAAAATTGGCCTAAGAAGAAATGTAGAacttgagaaaatacaaaaatttcaagtTGCTGTGAAGGGAAACTGCAAAATTGATATAGTATAAATGGCTGATAGAAGGTGACTTCTGAAAATTATGATTGCAGCCAGAAAGGATTGTAAAATGAAAGACTGTGTAGAATTAGCAGtgtaaattgtaattgacaaaaatatttgtttagtgGATGTTAAATATGAGTACCATAATaactcatttgaaaaaaaaaaatttgcaaattttactgcatGCTTTATAAATTGTTACCTCTTTCTTTCTGTTGTGCTATATTTTAAAGTTCTTTGAAACGATCAGATTAATGTAATACCTAGAAAGGACATGACAGCATAGTAGGTGCAAATAATAAGACAGAATTGCTTCAGGGGCAAAATATTTGGTACTGCCAACAGTCAAACTTAAAAGTACATGACACTATCCTGCTTTTGAAACTTTTAGTTTCTTCCTGGGGCGGAGCAGACAAGGCGAAATATGTTGGAGAAGGTAACTCAGCCCCCAATTTAGAGACATATAtaagaggggcattcagtaagtaatgaacaCTTTTCTTTCCTGGTCCAATTGTGGTTGAAAAAACGCGAAATTTTTTTGTTGGGCATTTTGGGGAATTGCCacttcagcacctatagtttcatgacTTATAGGTGGCAGTGCAGTACTAGCCTTCAagatggcatctgtaatggagttGCATTCAAGCAGaaagctatcattgagtttcttttggcagaaaaccagagcatcaaaaATATTCATAGGTACCTGCAGAGTGTTtaaggagacctggcagtaaacaaaacctTCTTGAGTCATTGTGCATTGTGTccctcatcattgcaacaaggtcacacaaacctgtcagatctcctgTGTGCCagctggccacacacagctgtgacttatgtaatgttggaatgtgcagacactctcattcaaggtaatCGATGGATCACATGCTCAGCTGGgcatttctgttggtagtgctgacacacttgtccgtcagttggggtgctcaaaggtgtgtACCTGGCTGGGTCCTCGACACCTAACAGAAAGCCTTAAAGAGCAACAAAAGACCATCTAtgtggaattgcttgcacgttttGAGGCTGATCATGTGACCCTTTTTGTTTGAACATTGTCAcaggcagtgaaatattggttCATCCCTTCGAACCAGAAACAGAACTGCAATCCGTGTACTGGtgacacaccacctctcctccgaagaaaatgttcaaaactgCATcctgagccggtaaagtcatggtgaccgtcttctgggactctggaggctttattctgtctgatgtcctccctcaGGTTGCAACAATCATCTCTGAAATGTGTTGTGCTACTCTCGGGTAATTGAAGAAATGAGTTCAGTGtgtttgttgccacaaaaatgcaaatgaactactccatgacaatgcaaggcttcaCACAAGGTTGCGCAGTTGAGAGGTGCTCAcacaacttcattggactgttcttcctcgtgcaccctacagcccggatcttgcagcaccttcagacttccatctgtttggcctaatgatgGATTTACTCTGTTGGAAGTAGtatgtgggtgatggggaggttaatgATGTAGCAAGACTTTGGTTCAGGTATCGACCAGTAGAAGGGTATCGTGCAGGCATgcaggccctgccagtaaggtggtgCAAGGCCctcacattgaacagagattatgttggaaaataagattttgtagccaaaagagtggggagtaatatggtgtattggaatcctgaataaaaccaaactgttcTCAGAAAAAGTGTTGCAGTGCTTATTGGACTCCCCTCATACATTTAAGGTTTTGCCCTCTGCGTTATAACATAGAAAACCTTTTTATACTTTCTGTTATGTAAGCTAATCTAGAGTCATTAGATAAATACATTAGGTAGTACCACACCATAGtaggaaaaagaaaataatgaaatttgaaacACTCATTCATAAAAACATGAGGTTGCATGCTAATGACAATTCATATTTCTGAAGACTATTCTTAATCTCAGTTACAATGCATATATTTCAGTTTTTGACATGTATGTTTCTGCACTAGTTGAGTAGTTTCATTTTGACACTTCAGTCTGCTAAAAATGATATTAAGGAATTGATGATTACTCAGGCAACCAATTTTGTTAATATGAGGTATCATTACAACCATCGTCATCATATGTAAGAGACAGTCAGATGAAggcaagacagatggaaaaaagtaagtaaactatttattatttcaaaagtaaacaccataactgttaatacatttaccccagtGTGACACAAGatggtcaatgtcttcatggaaaaatgtttaaagctgcctacagaaccatgattgtacccaggcattcaCTTCATCATCTGGCTTATTGATGGCCATGAATctctttcttcaggtctccaaaaatgtggaaattgcatggggagaaatCAGAACTGTATgcgggatgtgtaagggcttcccagtgaaacttctgtggGTCTGTCCACATTTGCTGAGGTTGTTTCAACTACACTGCAAAATTTatgctgggaagtccttacacgtCCTCCGTAGAATCCTGTTCTCTGCCCATGCAATTTCAGTATTTTGGAGCCCTGagaaaagacatttgtggctgtcaatttgctttggatgaagaggtgcacgccagGGTACAATAAgcaactgtaaacatttttccatgaaggcattgtctgtcttgtgtcacagtggggtAGATGTATTAGTAGTCATGGCAATTACTTTTTGAAATCATGCCATATCTTCTACcttggtttcgttttctttctgtaCACAAAGTATACAGCAGCTCATATAAAAGAAACAGAAATGCTTTGAAGTCAATCATTTCTTGTAGGTTTCTTGTGTCTACCAAGTCTTTCTCTTTCACATGTGTCAGTTCTGAGTGGTTTGCCTCTATATCATGTAGAAAGAAAATACCGAACTTTAACACTTACTCAAGTCATGTGGGCCAGTTTatatctttattccttgacaatCTGTTGAGTCTCCAACTGCGGTCCACTGCTTGCATATTTCATAATACATTGGCTCTTATTTTGTAAGTATCATTTCACATACAAAGTGCTTATATTCAGCCTATCACTGTCATTTCTTTCCATCCAACCAGAATTATGAtctattattttcctttcttttctgtttaCATTTACTTGCAATCTTTCTTTGTATTTGTTATGTTTTAACGTCTTCCAAATGCACACATGGGTGTGCACATTCTGTATCCCCACCCCCAAATCCCATGGAAGTAAAAAAAAGACACAAGAGGGAGGGAGGCTGTAGAGTACAATCTACAGAAATGTCACACTATATATTGGAACAGGTTCCGACTGTATTGTTCCAATTCGTCAGTTAGCAATTTGATGTGAACTGTGTGATAACAACTCCACTGTTTATTAGGGTCTTCAGTTGCTCCAGCTGTACCCATTAATGTTGCTCCTGCATGTTTTCTAATTGCAGATACGTATACCAGATGTTTCAAGGTTGTAAATTGTTATCCAGATCTTATTTTGAAAACTTTGGTAGTTATTGCTGATCTTAGTTTTGTTGTATATTTCAGCAAAAACACAGCTGAGATTGGCTGCTGTAGAACCAGACAAAAAGTctcattttttcaaaaaatgttcttcATTGTCCAGCAGTACAACAACAAATGCTAAAGAAGAAGAGATGGACAACTGTGATGAGACAAAATGTACTGAAACCtctgaagacagaaaaaaattatatgaagCATTAAATGGAAGCTGTTTCAGATTCAACTTTGAATGACAGGTTTATGTAGAATTTTGTGATGTCatcaacaatattccatacataaatacacattttatttgaaatttcctTTGTTTATTGGACTTACAattctgtaaataaattttctatggaaaTTTATGTTTTGCAAATGTATGTGTCAGTAAAGAAATCTGTCATTTTATTAACACCTTTTTAAAACATGCAGAGACATTTATTAAAGAAAAGTAAAAACTGTTTCAAATGTATCACTCAAATGGCAATGTGAGACTTTTgcacaggggaggggaggggtggtaaTGCTTGCAGCGTCTGTGGCATTCGGTAAGCCTCACATGCTCCTTGGATGATGCCAAATGGTGGATACTCCAGGGAGCTCAGTCTTTGTTGACTAGGTACAGGTTTCCTGAATTGGGAGAGTAGTGATGCCACCAGCCTCCTGTAACCATAAGCTGTGGGCATGCTTCAGCAACATCAAATTTCTTCTTGCACA carries:
- the LOC126236765 gene encoding UPF0488 protein CG14286-like isoform X1, which encodes MWCRCLRDGRFQELEGHTSKGKNGSKPIHNGNDQIAASAEDSSEQTQQFQLELYWCIRQLEAVLHTDKMTPRQAQDASRALNVLKSKTAPLIKKRQVMRTTFGDYRVKMSEEEKQFNKTKTQLRLAAVEPDKKSHFFKKCSSLSSSTTTNAKEEEMDNCDETKCTETSEDRKKLYEALNGSCFRFNFE
- the LOC126236765 gene encoding UPF0488 protein CG14286-like isoform X2, with translation MWCRCLRDGRFQDLEGHTSKGKNGSKPIHNGNDQIAASAEDSSEQTQQFQLELYWCIRQLEAVLHTDKMTPRQAQDASRALNVLKSKTAPLIKKRQVMRTTFGDYRVKMSEEEKQFNKTKTQLRLAAVEPDKKSHFFKKCSSLSSSTTTNAKEEEMDNCDETKCTETSEDRKKLYEALNGSCFRFNFE
- the LOC126236765 gene encoding UPF0488 protein CG14286-like isoform X3; this translates as MPQTRKGHTSKGKNGSKPIHNGNDQIAASAEDSSEQTQQFQLELYWCIRQLEAVLHTDKMTPRQAQDASRALNVLKSKTAPLIKKRQVMRTTFGDYRVKMSEEEKQFNKTKTQLRLAAVEPDKKSHFFKKCSSLSSSTTTNAKEEEMDNCDETKCTETSEDRKKLYEALNGSCFRFNFE